Proteins co-encoded in one Malus domestica chromosome 09, GDT2T_hap1 genomic window:
- the LOC103442687 gene encoding fasciclin-like arabinogalactan protein 7 produces MVLPVVCMLLLLSSSAAYAQKTKPPSPSFSPTPAPAPAQDFVNLTDLLTVAGPFHTFLNYLQSTKVLETFQDQANKTEEGITIFVPKDSAFTALKKPSLSNLTANQLKSVILFHALPHYYTLADFKNLSESGPIPTFAGGSYTLNFTDASGSVHLTSGWSDTKVSSSVHSTDPVAVYQVDKVLLPEAIFGTDIPPTPAPAPAPVPDTAPAADAPTADGGSSSPGSAPGKSSSYRIISWGIWGHLVLAVSGGLALIL; encoded by the coding sequence atggtACTTCCTGTGGTTTGCATGCTATTGCTTCTGAGTTCTTCAGCAGCATATGCTCAAAAAACCAAACCTCCCTCTCCCTCATTCAGCCCTACTCCAGCCCCCGCCCCAGCGCAAGATTTCGTGAACCTCACGGATTTACTCACTGTGGCCGGCCCATTCCACACCTTCCTTAACTACCTTCAATCCACTAAAGTGCTTGAGACCTTCCAAGACCAAGCCAACAAGACTGAGGAAGGCATAACTATCTTTGTCCCGAAAGACAGTGCCTTCACAGCTCTTAAGAAGCCCTCTTTGTCCAATCTGACCGCCAACCAGCTCAAGTCAGTCATCCTATTCCATGCCTTGCCGCATTACTACACTCTAGCCGACTTCAAAAACCTCAGTGAATCAGGCCCAATTCCTACATTTGCCGGCGGAAGTTACACTTTGAACTTCACTGATGCTTCAGGCTCTGTGCACCTTACCTCAGGATGGTCAGACACAAAAGTAAGCAGCAGCGTGCACTCAACCGATCCTGTTGCAGTTTACCAAGTTGACAAGGTTCTTCTACCTGAGGCAATCTTCGGTACTGACATTCCTCCAACCCCAGCTCCAGCACCAGCTCCAGTTCCTGACACTGCACCAGCTGCGGATGCTCCAACCGCTGACGGAGGCTCATCATCTCCAGGATCTGCACCGGGAAAATCTTCGTCTTACAGGATTATCAGCTGGGGCATTTGgggtcacttggttttggcagtCTCTGGTGGTCTGGCCTTGATCTTGTGA